A window of Deltaproteobacteria bacterium contains these coding sequences:
- a CDS encoding NAD(P)/FAD-dependent oxidoreductase has protein sequence MTVRYVHPATTDGDKIILIIGAGFAGLNAAKALAHQPGVQVILIDKKNHHVFQPLLYQVATAALNPSDIAMPIRSQFTNADRVAVHWGVVTGVNLKDKYVTACDTSLAPDTTVEIVYDYLIVACGAQHSYFGHPEWEPFAPGLKTLEHATEIRRRYLAAFERAENIPDPEQRVPYLTFVVVGAGPTGVELAGAMAEISKTVIVDDFHHIDPSQARVVLIEAGPRVLSAFSDELSRQAERDLKALGVEVLTSTRVENVGPEGVIANGTFIPSHCVSWAAGVEASKLQFTPQQKQDRAGRILVTPTLSLPEFPEVFVVGDMAAVEASPGKFVPGLAPAAIQQGKCAAKNIAKLLKSQQAQSFHYLDKGMMATIGKKKAVVEAGKVRLSGLLAWLGWLLIHVLYLVGFKNRVAVLLQWVWSYVFSKRGARLITDEAWQSR, from the coding sequence ATGACGGTTAGATATGTCCATCCTGCAACTACCGACGGTGACAAAATTATACTTATTATTGGCGCGGGATTTGCCGGTCTCAACGCAGCCAAAGCGCTCGCCCATCAGCCGGGAGTGCAGGTGATTCTGATCGACAAGAAGAATCACCACGTGTTTCAGCCACTGCTCTATCAGGTGGCGACCGCCGCGCTAAATCCGTCTGACATCGCCATGCCAATCAGATCGCAGTTCACCAATGCCGATCGTGTCGCTGTGCACTGGGGAGTGGTTACCGGTGTAAACTTAAAGGATAAATATGTCACAGCCTGTGACACAAGCTTGGCTCCGGACACGACTGTTGAGATAGTCTACGACTATCTGATAGTCGCGTGTGGGGCCCAACATAGCTATTTTGGTCACCCTGAGTGGGAACCGTTCGCGCCCGGGCTTAAAACGCTAGAGCATGCCACCGAAATCAGACGCCGGTATTTAGCAGCATTCGAAAGGGCGGAGAACATCCCTGATCCGGAGCAGCGTGTCCCCTATCTAACCTTTGTCGTCGTTGGTGCTGGCCCAACCGGTGTTGAACTTGCGGGAGCGATGGCTGAGATCAGTAAAACTGTGATCGTCGATGACTTCCATCACATCGACCCATCCCAGGCTAGGGTCGTATTGATCGAGGCTGGGCCGCGTGTGTTATCTGCATTCTCAGATGAGCTCTCGCGGCAAGCTGAGCGTGATCTGAAAGCTCTAGGTGTTGAGGTACTAACCTCTACGCGTGTGGAGAACGTCGGTCCTGAGGGCGTGATCGCTAATGGAACCTTTATCCCCTCGCATTGTGTATCTTGGGCGGCGGGAGTGGAGGCGTCAAAGTTACAATTTACGCCGCAGCAAAAGCAGGACCGAGCAGGACGGATCCTGGTCACGCCGACCCTGTCTTTGCCCGAGTTTCCTGAGGTCTTTGTCGTAGGTGACATGGCAGCGGTCGAGGCATCTCCGGGTAAATTTGTACCTGGTTTGGCGCCGGCTGCAATCCAGCAGGGAAAATGCGCAGCGAAGAATATTGCTAAGCTACTAAAGAGTCAGCAGGCTCAAAGCTTTCACTATTTAGACAAGGGCATGATGGCCACCATTGGTAAAAAGAAGGCAGTGGTTGAGGCGGGTAAGGTACGCCTCTCGGGTTTGCTGGCTTGGTTAGGATGGCTTTTAATTCACGTCTTGTATTTGGTTGGATTTAAAAATCGTGTGGCAGTACTGCTCCAGTGGGTGTGGAGCTATGTTTTTTCCAAGCGTGGCGCACGACTAATTACGGATGAAGCCTGGCAGTCGCGTTGA
- a CDS encoding CDP-alcohol phosphatidyltransferase family protein produces the protein SLLGLALATLAGLFCVREMPLAAVTLWWASRLLDGTDGIYARATGQTSEFGAYLDIVCDMAANTLMVLAFMRAFPALRWEWSLVLSLYILCITSALALGALEEKRRLHRVDNRGLRLAAGLAEGGETGIAYTLFLLCSSAIVPLVHVWIALLAVTIVSRTMLARRILSLEATVRVVEEPV, from the coding sequence AGCCTCCTTGGACTCGCGCTAGCTACGTTGGCGGGTCTTTTTTGTGTCCGGGAAATGCCCCTAGCAGCGGTAACTCTGTGGTGGGCGAGTCGATTACTTGACGGTACCGATGGCATATATGCGCGGGCGACAGGGCAGACGAGTGAATTTGGCGCTTATCTCGATATTGTTTGTGACATGGCCGCCAACACGCTCATGGTGCTTGCATTTATGAGGGCCTTCCCCGCACTTCGATGGGAGTGGTCCCTCGTTCTGTCGCTTTACATCCTGTGCATTACTAGTGCGCTGGCTCTTGGGGCACTGGAAGAAAAGCGGCGGCTACATCGAGTGGATAATCGTGGACTCCGTCTTGCTGCCGGCTTGGCAGAGGGCGGTGAGACCGGAATTGCCTACACGCTGTTTTTATTATGTTCCAGCGCCATAGTGCCTTTGGTCCATGTGTGGATAGCGCTACTGGCGGTGACAATCGTTTCGAGGACCATGCTTGCGCGGCGTATTCTTTCGCTAGAGGCCACAGTCCGCGTCGTTGAGGAGCCCGTATGA